Part of the Lycium ferocissimum isolate CSIRO_LF1 chromosome 6, AGI_CSIRO_Lferr_CH_V1, whole genome shotgun sequence genome, ttctagaacatTGGTTTACCAATTTCatctttgaaatacccgttttacccttgtgggttCATTCTCCCTCTTTTACGTAGTCGATTTTGATTCGAAcgaatgtatagcaatatgggtaccgTCGTTTCTCGTTTCTAACATAGAATTTGATAATGGCTatactttgagtatttggaggctcttcggaagggcaaggctcagaTTTGATCGTTTGTGGCTCCAACTTGGTAGTGAGGTAGGTTAGGGCTTACATTTGGTTAGACTCCGGTTaacgaagcatatgtagagttagttattgacagagaaagcatgttacgccttcgggtatgaagctgggatggattacttaggttggtattgttgttgatttgtgggcttgttgccattTGCGTGATCTTGGACTCGTTACTTAGTTGACATATTGTGGTTGTGATACGGttgtctctcacttatcttgacaTTATCAGGGATAGAAGAAAGagattgatttgatattgatattgtgatacgtgtccatgtgtggcacaatTGGGATTGATATGATTTcacttgatattgttattatgcattgcattcatcctcatttccctgatacattgatattaccTGTGATTGgtgctgatgatgataagtgagaagaAAACATCCGAGATTCTTCGGACAGACTTAATATAgtagtcatctctgggctgtgtgcggaatggCTACTGATATGGAACTacctctgggctgtgtgcggagtggtTGGTGTTGTGAAAGTCCTCTCTGGGTTTTGTACGGAGTGACTAGTACatagacttcgcgggtcccccatgggtcatgactatcgagacgtggaGGCAATCCGtctgtagcatgtgtgtatggaGACAGACATTTGGCCAAtgcatatcattgcattgcatatgcactcACTACTTCATTCATACATTACATTGATTCTGTTTTGATATTCCTATCACTTGCATTACTTGattcttggactgtgttgtGATTGTACTTGATTGCGAGCATGTCTATCTTCAGgtcctttctttatatatgttatctaactgttgtcggcctatgatacctaccagtacatagaGTTTGTACTAAAACTACCTTGCTGTACTCTTTTTCTTAGTGCAGAGTTCGTGAGAGGCTTCACTTCTACCCCTTGCGAGTGATCTCGAGGCCCAGCGTTCGAGTGTCCAGGGTGAGCATCTGACGAGCCCGCTGCCCGGAGACTCCTCTATCTTCTgtctttacttatttccatttAGACAGACATTTACACTTTTTGGACTTGTATTTCTAGACATTTTACGTAGATGCTTTTGTATGATTCAGACCAGATCTGGGGGTTGTATTTAGATTCCGCACTTATATCTATCTATGATTTAGACTTCTAttgcttttatttattatattatattttggaTAGATGATTAAGGGatgggttcgcctaccaggtgggcaagggtaggtgcccgcacgactagtgatttgggtcatgacataatCCCGTCCTTTGATCTAGACATTGCCACGTGGCAGCTTGTAAGTCCAAATCTTGTTCATCATCTATGATCAAAAATTGTTGTCCACGTAATATTTATCcaataatcttaattaatttcttgatctcgatTCACTTAAATAATTATCATTTTCAACACatttcatatactcattatcattatcatgtgGTATAGAAGTTAgaactagtccatagcctctttttTTGGCATacagaaaatattatttccaaccatcgtcgtcacacttttaAGTCCTAAATCATTTCGGACTTCATCCTTTTATATACTAAGCTCTTGATCTACATACTTGAACACGACTTATTCTTGCGGGTTCGGGTAAATTTGatcatgttggacggttcaattcCTAGTTCGAAAATACGgggtattatagcttggaccgtatttcattcaaaataaatgttgaacctcgacaaacttattttcttcgatacGTTTAACTTTTAATCCTTACGGCATATCCATACTATCattctaaccacctataagttTGGGGATAACTTCGTTTTTCGCTACTTATATCGTCTAACTTGCACGCTTGCTAACGcacgaaaacacgggatataataCCGAGCTTCTCGGATTCCAACCCGAACCTCAAACAAGTCCCAAATGATATTTGACTTGTACGTACAAAGTCTCAAATCCTAAAAAGAAGCGTTAAAACTTAAAATTAAGAATTGGATTGTTACAGAACATTTACACCTTTTAAAACACGATTAGatggtatatgatatttttgtacCTCAATTTCTACAGATTCTTTAATTCTCGGGAACGGTTTATAGAGTAATAGATTGAAGAtggaaaaaaattcttaaacCTTTCTAATGCATGAGTTATAGCAATACACCTGGCATTTcaattatgcatatataatattGAAGAGAATTAAAAAGAAGAGGTTCATCAAAGGAATCcttacaaaaagaaagaaaatgaaatagagAAAAGGAGTAATAAAATGATGcctattcttattcttcttcctttttcctaatctttctagttttcttttctatttctctAAAGTAGAATTATGAATGTGTAAAGTGTGTACAACAAGTATACTAATGGTCTAATCATTGGGGAAACCTACGACCCCACCTCAAGCAAGATCATACAGTATACGTTTTACTTTCCAAAAGCAAAGAATAAAGAGGAGAATCAAAGCAAAGCATCTCCTTGTTATTAGTTCGATTACAATGTTTTATGCATGGGAAAAcgatttgaattttttttcaaatttcaaacagACCCATACTAGCTTTCCACATTTCacattatcatatttttttcccttttgccTTTTGACCTCTTGACAAGGAGTACTTTATTCCTACATTaatttatttgatataaattcaaattaattggACTAATAAATTTTATTCGTAAAGCCACTCAGAAAAAAACACTAGCCCTTCACCGTTTATGATACCAAATCGTGGAAACTCTGGAAACTTCACCAAAGTGATACGTGTTGGAAACTTTCTATTTAGTGGactatatatttaatttaattgtacATATATCTGCTATCAATTAAAGTTCATTTTTCTGATCTAATAAAGTGTTATTTTATGAgctatttataaatattattttataaggtttgGATTTTATATTTGAAGACCTAATTAACTTTTCAGTTATAATTGATGGATTCATAACTAAAAAGCTACGCCTCTTCTGAAAGGCTGCCTCTGAAGTCTAAAGGTTACACCTCTTCTGAAAGCCTACCTCTGAAGTGTTGCCTCACAATTGTATATATTGATTGTGTTCTCTAAGTCTGTTACCAATTATTTTCCTATATGTCTCATTAAGAGAAATACTATAAAGAAAGTAACAAGACTTAGAAGATCACGACTTCCTTCAATCGATTCGTACCCTGGATCAATGTAAGTGTCCTTACTATTTTTGTAGATTTATATCTTTGTCTAATGATTTACTGGTAATCTTGTGTGGAGTGTGTAAAGTTTTCCAACGACACACGTCTTTCTCGATTTCAACAAGTCATTGAATTTTATTATCCAGTAATTTGTCTCTGATTATTTATCTAAACCTCAATCAAGCTTCTCTTTAGTCAATCTATCGCAAGAACCGTAAAGTGTGTATATGACATATTAATATACTAAACGTAGATTGTGATAGTTATGTTCATGTAGGAAAAAGGAACAATGTAACTGACAGTTAGAATGTGAAACTCGCAGAAAGGTAATTAGTGCAGATGTATTTTTTACCAGCAACTCATACTATAAcagtaaaaaatgaaaaaagctaTTGGAAGGCACTTGTGGCCTTGAGAATACAaatctattaaaaaaaagaataattaacttaaatagtCGTCCACCTATTACTTTTGTAAAGGATGTCAAGAATATCTTTATATAGTTGTCTCCTTATTAAAGAAAGCACTCCTCCTTTTGTCTAATTTAAAAAAACCCCTTTAACCAacaaagattcataccttagtATGCAAACATCCAACATATGTTCTCCAAGCTAGCTAATTACTTCCTTCCATTACTTATCCTATATCTTCCTTTGGTTTCACACAAAGAACACACAAGATTCTAGCCTAAAATTCTAACCAAGCCATTAATTAGCCAACATATATTTTCCACCTTGTTAGCTGTTCCAATCAAAATCTATCCCAAGAAAATGTCTCAACAACAGCAGCCAGTTCAAGGTTTTCCTAATAATCCTAACAATATGCCTGTTCAGCCTAAAGACACCCCAATTAGTCAATCTTCTTCTCATTCAAACGGATCATTTGGCACAGTTTTCATTATTCTCGCTGTTGTTTTGGTTATATCTGTTCTTGCTTGCTTAATTGGTCGGATTTGTAACAAAAGAAGTCAGGGTCATCATCAACCAAAACATAGGGAGACTAAACATAGCCATGACATCCATCCTAGAGAAGGTCATGACATAGAATATGGTATTGATAAGAGAATTCCAACTTCTAAAGTGGCTGCATCACATGGAGATCCAAATATTCCCACCAGTTCTATGCCATTCGACGATAGACATGAAGGTAATGCCACGGTTTGATCTGATTTTCTATCATAATTAAAATTACTtttcttggtggaaaaggtCTCGTCCATATTTGATTAATCTTTTTATAGAAGAAAAGTTTTGGACTTTTACAAATTGAAGATCTTTTTTTTCTCATACAACAATAtaatagcatccacaatgtagtcttTTAATTAGGATTAGAGAGTTTTGTTTAGGGAGAGAGTTTTGTTCTCttgttaatttaatttttcttttacattttttctCATAAGTCAATTGATCAAGCCATACAAAAGTACTATGTCTCTTTTAATATACTTTTCTTTGTTATTTGATTTATCGTCTCATTCAAGGTTTGCAATTAGCCTCCGCGAGACGTCTTATGAAGTTATGATTTTAATCCACACAGGTAAAGGAGGAGTGAGGTTTGCCGAAGATCATAAAGAATTTATGCCTGCTCAatgaaaattagaaaaaggttCAGAAAGGAAGTCCTTTTATACATCAATGAAAATTGCTGATTGGctttctattttatttcttctttttagtGGCAGTACTTGTTTTAACTTTTCTGCTGATGCAACTGAGCTACTTGGAATGAGGTTGTAAATAAAAACATTTCTAGTACGTTCATCAACACTTGGTAAATCTGGTGGGATGGTTAAAAATATATGCTAGAGCTGTTTGTTTTTACTtccacttcttttctttttttcatcaatttcatcCAACTCCATTGGAGAAGATGCATCTTTTATTAATCAGTCAAAACAAAACAGAGGAGTTGTAACTCCCTGGACCTGCCGAATGGAACAAGCTCCATTCACAAAAAGGCAGGATTTCTATTAAGCTCTCAAAAAATTGTTAGCGAGGAGTTATTATACCTCCTGTACACAGTATGCATACTCAAGGAACATCAAAACAATACATTCTATGCATGTTCTTATCTATAACAAAAGAGTTTTTTCTAGTATTTACTCTAATAGATGGCATTTGACATTTATCTAGTTTAATCTCTCCCCTTGTCTGCtttggaagttgttgaaacGAAACCATCCAGTTAATCTCCTTGTTGTTCAAGCCCCAGTTAGCCAGAGAGTCAGCCACTCTATTGCCTTCTCTAAGGCAGTAATGAATTTTCCAAATCTCAAGCAGTTTCAACATGTCCTTAATCCTTACAATACAATCCACCAGATTCCAAGGGGGTTGATATACCTCTAAGATCCAATCCACCAACAGTTTAGAGTCACATTCAACTTCAAGATTTTTAATGCCATTGTTAATACACCATTCAAAACCAATCTTCAAAGCCATAGTTTCAGCATAGTTGTTAGAATTGAAGCCCAGATTTCCTCCAAAAGCAACTATCAGATTTCCTTCAACTCCTCTGATCACACCTCCCCCTCCACAAGGGCCTGGATTTCCTTTTGAACATCCATCAGTATTTAACTTCACAAAACCTTGTATAGGGAAGCTCCACTTGACAGAAACCAAAGATATTTGTTGCTTAGCTGATTCAATTATGCCATACAGATGTTCCTAATGAAGGAATGGAGGAATATTGTTGAAATTCTTGTGAAGAATTAGATTCAGCTGATGGTTTATCCCTTGAATAATCCTTTGAGTTGACATCTTAAGGTCTTCAAACCTGGTTTTACATCTAGCCTTCCAGATGTGCCATACAATTAAACAAGGCAGCATATGTATAGCCATATTGTGAATATGATTGCTACCTTTAACCATCCAGCAGGCCACAAAATGTTGCCTTAGAGTGCTACTGGTCAACCTAACTCCAAAGAATCGATTGAAATGTTGCCGTATCTTCTTGCTGATCATACCCTCCAAAAATAAATGGTTCTCATTCTCCTGTTTAAAGTTAGTACTACACAAGAACATATAGAAGGAAGATTTAATCAAAATCTCCCCATATTCAAATCaactgcaattttttttaaaaaactctctatataaaaaaaagaaactttaaAAGGGTTCTGTTTATGCCATAACATCCTATTGAACATAAAAGTGTTATGGACCTCTCTAATGATGTTCCATGCTGACTTACACGTAAATCTCCCATCTACATTTTCTGTCCAAACAGGTTGGTCGAGTAGATCAGGAGAGTTAATTGtaattccaagaacataggaCACCACATTATTAGGTAAAACAGTTAGCAATTTATTGGTGTTCCACCTACCGTCCTCAATATAATCAGATACCTGACCTCTTATAGATGTAGAACATCTCCCAAGCTGGGCCAATTTGCCAAGACCAGTCCAGTTGTCCCACCAAAAATTTGAGTTGCCAGAATGAATTTTCCAAAGTATGAGATGATCCACCTTGTTTTTAATCTTCATCATCCTTCTCCAATTATGAGAATGAGCATACCTCTATTTCCTAGCAACTGGATGTATTCTTCTGGAGTATTTTGCTTTCATGaaatcagcccacatgattgCTTTGTTCTGAATTGCCACCAAATTTTTGCTGCAAAGCTATTAGAGATCTCATGTAGATGTCAGATTTCTATACCTCCTTCCAGAGTTGGAGCACATAATGTAGGCAATTTGACCCAATGATATTTGTTATGTCTATCGTCATTGCCCCATAAGAAATTAGtaaaaattctttcaatttgtttaaaaattcCTTTAGGAGGTTGACATATTGATAAAAGATGAACCGGCATAGCACATAGGACATGCTTTACCAGAATGACCTTGCCTCCTAGTGATAATCTCTTGTAATTCCAAGAGCTAagtcttttcaaaaaatttgtaGCACTGTCTGTGAAATATTGAATCTTCTTCATGCATGTGAATAGAGGACATCCAAGATATGTTATTGGAAATTCCTCTTTCCTAACCTGTAAGATCCAGTGACAATTTCAGCTCTTTTTGAGGAAGTCTTATCATTCATTAAGAAACAACTTTTAGTTTTATTGATCTGTTGGCCAGAGTTCTTCTCATATTTCTCCAAGCATTCCATAATAAGCTTCAAGGTTTTAGTTTTCCTTGCACAAAAGATAATCAAATCATCAGCATAGGATAGATGATTGATCTTAGGTCCATTTGGTAACATATAGAAACCTTTGAACCTATCATTATTATACAAATTATTAAGCATTCTAGTAAGTGCTTCAGCAGCTATTATAAAAAGAGATGGTGAGATGGGTTCTCCTTGTTTAACCCCTCTATGAGATTTGAAGAATCCATGTCTCTTTCTATTTACTATTACTGTGTACCACATGTTGGACATCAAATTCCAAATTATATGTATCCATGCTTCATCAAAACCCATCTTTCTCATCACAGCACATATGAAATACCAAGACTTCCTATCATATGCTTTGttcatatcaattttttttttttaaaaagcatttCCTCCTTTTATAGGGTGCTTGATCTCATGAATTATTTCTTGTGCCAAAAGCACATTTTCCCTAATGGATCTTCCCTGCACAAAACCACATTGATTGTTAGAAATAATCCTGGGAATAATAGAAGCCAGTCTAGCatttaaaacttttgaaataatTATTTGAGTGACATTGCTATGACTAATTGGTCTaaattctgaatttttttttagggaaatCAACTTTAGGGAGAAGAACCAAACAAGTATTAGTAAAATATTTAGGGATCTGTTTGCCACTGAAAACAGCTTTAACCAGTTCAAAAACATCAGATCCCACTATATCCCAAGCTTTCTAGAAAAATAGTCCACCATAACCATCTGGACCAGCTGCACTGTTAGGATTAGTATCAAACACAGCACTTTTAACTTCCTCCAAAGTAGGTGTAGTCATGAGCatctcattatcatattcagTAATGACTCTGGGGATGTGCTCCAAACTATCCATTTCAACATTGGTATTGCCTTGTGAAAACAAATTCTGATAAAATTTCACTACAGCCTTGCCTATATCTTCATCACCTTCTACCCACTGCTCATCAACCTTAAGCCTGTGAATTTGTAAGAATTTCCTTCTCCCTTTAACAATAGAGTGGAAATATTTGGTGTTTTCATCACCCTTCATATGCCATTTGAGATTAGTTTTCTGCCTCCAAAATGTATCAACATGTTTATGATATAGAATCAACTCAGCCTTTGTTCTATTAAGATTCATTCTATCCAATAGATTCCCAGAATTCTTCAAATTGGACAACCTTTTCTTCAAGCTGTTGTACCCTCATAAAAATGTCCCCCACCTTGGTTCTAGACCAAACACTTAGAGCTCTACTGGTGCCCTTTAGTTTTTGTTGCACCTCCCAAAAAATGTTACCCTTAGTAGGTGGCACCCAATTTGTTTTAACAATCTCCTGAAAATCTTCCAGATCAGCCCAAAAATTAAGAAATCTGAaatatttcatatgattactcTGTTCATTTCCAAAGGATATCAGGGGAGGACAGGGATCAGAGCACTAGTTTTGGAGAAATAGTCATCCCAATCATTATTGATCACCATTCTATCCAATCTTTTCCATATAACATTTTGTTCCTTCCTTTCATTAGACCAAGTAAAACAATCACCAGTGTATCCCACATCTCTAAGATCACAATCCTGTAGACATTCAATGAATGGAATACTTTTGGTAAGTCTATGATCCTTTCCACCTAGTTTTTCTTCACAGGCTAAGATACAGTTGAAATCTCCACATACAGCCATGGTAAATCAATGACAGAAGCAATGGTCCTCATATAGCCCCATAGATCTTCTCTACCACTAGCTTTTGATTTAGCATATACAACTGATAGTAGAAACTCTTTTTGGATAGAATTATGAGAAATTTTACAAGTCACCATCTGATCTTCAGTAGCATAAAT contains:
- the LOC132059750 gene encoding uncharacterized protein LOC132059750 — protein: MSQQQQPVQGFPNNPNNMPVQPKDTPISQSSSHSNGSFGTVFIILAVVLVISVLACLIGRICNKRSQGHHQPKHRETKHSHDIHPREGHDIEYGIDKRIPTSKVAASHGDPNIPTSSMPFDDRHEGKGGVRFAEDHKEFMPAQ